One window of Tenacibaculum maritimum NCIMB 2154 genomic DNA carries:
- a CDS encoding CusA/CzcA family heavy metal efflux RND transporter, with amino-acid sequence MLDSIIKFSIKNKLIIGALIVMLIGMGVYSLKQLPIDAVPDITNNQVQIITSAPSQSAQDIERLVTFPIEMTMSSIPKIEEVRSFSRFGLSVVTIVFEDNVDIYWARQQINERLGEAKSNIPEGIGSPEMAPVTTGLGEIYQYTLFPKEGFEKKFSAMELRSIQDWIVRRQLLGLEGVADVSSFGGLLKQYEVAVQPERLQTLEVSINEVLEALSKNNQNTGGAYIDKNPKAYFIRSQGLVKTPEDIENVVVKNAANGTPILIKDIAKVQLGSAIRYGAMTRDGKGEVVGGIVMMLKGANSSKVIKRVKDRVAQIQASLPEGVEIKPFLDRTKLVNKAIKTVATNLVEGALIVIFILVLLLGNLRAGLIVASVIPLSMLFAVILMNLFGVSGNLMSLGAIDFGIIVDGSVIIVEATLHYLGLKKSGVKLSQEEMDEEVYNSASKIRTSAAFGEIIILIVYLPILALVGIEGKMFKPMAITVSFAILGAFLLSLTYVPMISALFLKKTITNKVTISDRIIMAIQKKYTPLLEFVLNYKKGVIIGVVLIFALSIFTFKNMGSEFIPSLDEGDLAVQANVSTGSSLSYTIDVTNKSSQLLKKEFPDEIEQIVSRIGSSEIPTDPMPVEIADIIIILKDKSQWKKATTKNELTEKMNALLSQNMLGVSYGFQQPIQMRFNELMTGARQDVVLKIYGEDLDKLVKYANELGGIIPTVKGAEDLYIEKMTGLKQIVIDYNRSQLAFYGLNISDINRAINTAFAGQSAGAVYEGEKRYDLVVRMPKERRGNIEDVRKLYITTPNGTKIPLESVAKVTFKAGPNQIQRDDAKRRITIGFNVRGRDVASIVNELKLKVSKKMKFDPGYYITYGGTFKNLEEARARLGIAVPVALLLIFLLLYFTFNSIKQSILIYTAIPMSAIGGIFALWLRDMPFSISAGIGFIALFGVAVLNGIVLIAEFNRLKAQGITEVKEIIRKGTAVRLRPVIMTAAVASLGFLPMAISSSAGAEVQKPLATVVIGGLVSATLLTLLILPVLYMIFEEGKGIKIRFKKLTTVVALLGVFFAQAQEQPKTLSEEQVVSLSLEKSVKLNSSKLNITKNKMEIPKSVDLEPASVRYQDIGTMSGVSEKEWGLSQNFGGILTHIQKRKLALAKYDLSKLSNKISEKEVIRNAKSLYQEWHYLYGLVKLMEEQQKNTNLIKGIAKKLYDAGEIGGLENDLTNLQSLGVQSQKNKIYKDFIRVENALKEMLQSKEAIVPLTKYPAKKKPLIQQDSLSELFEAILGKQDMVAKKKISVARSVYFPELTAGVLKRRLSEMKDTYRGFTVGVNIPLSFWSNKAKIKQQKIAREELAYVNKSKKIAIQNNFKSLKEQLQYLEEELVSIENTVIKVNKFIKKLQLAYTSGEVDAYKYNQSFNTYFQVMQNYLSLIYNYNQTVIAYEFYIKE; translated from the coding sequence ATGTTAGATAGCATTATAAAATTTTCAATTAAAAATAAATTGATAATTGGTGCCCTTATAGTCATGTTAATTGGTATGGGAGTTTATTCTTTAAAACAATTACCTATAGATGCTGTGCCAGATATCACAAATAATCAGGTGCAAATAATAACATCAGCACCGTCACAGTCAGCACAAGATATAGAACGTTTAGTTACTTTCCCTATAGAAATGACTATGTCAAGCATTCCAAAGATAGAAGAAGTACGGTCTTTTTCTCGTTTCGGATTAAGTGTTGTAACCATTGTCTTTGAAGATAATGTAGATATCTATTGGGCAAGACAGCAAATAAATGAACGACTAGGAGAAGCAAAAAGTAACATTCCTGAAGGAATAGGATCTCCTGAAATGGCACCAGTAACTACAGGATTAGGAGAAATTTACCAATACACATTATTTCCTAAAGAAGGATTTGAAAAGAAGTTTTCAGCAATGGAACTCCGCTCTATTCAAGATTGGATTGTTCGCCGCCAACTATTAGGACTTGAAGGGGTGGCAGATGTAAGTAGCTTTGGAGGCCTATTAAAACAATATGAAGTAGCTGTTCAACCAGAGCGTTTGCAAACATTAGAGGTAAGTATCAATGAAGTGTTAGAAGCGCTTTCTAAGAATAATCAGAACACAGGAGGAGCCTATATTGATAAAAATCCAAAAGCTTATTTCATAAGAAGTCAAGGATTGGTAAAAACACCTGAAGATATTGAAAATGTAGTTGTTAAAAACGCAGCAAATGGAACTCCAATTCTAATTAAAGATATTGCTAAAGTACAATTAGGAAGTGCCATTCGATACGGAGCGATGACAAGAGATGGAAAAGGAGAAGTTGTAGGAGGTATTGTCATGATGTTGAAAGGAGCAAATTCATCCAAAGTAATTAAAAGAGTAAAAGATAGAGTTGCTCAAATACAAGCAAGCTTACCAGAAGGAGTAGAAATAAAACCTTTTTTAGATAGAACGAAGCTTGTTAATAAGGCTATTAAAACGGTAGCAACAAACTTAGTAGAAGGAGCTTTAATAGTGATATTTATACTGGTACTATTACTAGGAAATTTAAGAGCAGGTTTAATCGTAGCTTCTGTAATTCCATTATCAATGTTATTTGCTGTGATATTAATGAATTTGTTTGGTGTTTCTGGAAATTTAATGAGTTTAGGTGCTATTGATTTTGGAATAATAGTAGATGGATCGGTAATTATTGTGGAAGCAACTTTGCATTATTTAGGTTTAAAAAAATCAGGAGTTAAACTAAGTCAAGAAGAAATGGACGAAGAGGTGTATAATTCTGCCTCAAAAATAAGAACAAGCGCTGCTTTTGGAGAAATCATTATTTTAATAGTATATCTTCCAATTCTGGCACTTGTAGGAATTGAAGGAAAAATGTTCAAACCAATGGCAATTACGGTAAGTTTTGCTATTCTGGGAGCCTTTTTACTTTCTTTGACTTATGTTCCAATGATTAGTGCTTTGTTTTTAAAGAAAACAATAACAAATAAGGTAACGATCTCGGATAGAATAATAATGGCAATACAAAAAAAATATACGCCATTATTGGAGTTCGTTTTGAATTATAAGAAAGGGGTTATAATAGGAGTCGTACTTATTTTTGCATTGAGTATTTTTACGTTTAAAAATATGGGATCAGAATTTATTCCTTCTTTAGATGAAGGAGATTTAGCAGTACAGGCAAATGTATCTACAGGGAGTTCTTTATCATACACCATTGATGTTACGAATAAATCATCGCAACTATTAAAAAAGGAATTTCCAGATGAAATAGAGCAAATTGTAAGTAGAATAGGATCTTCTGAAATACCTACAGACCCAATGCCAGTTGAAATTGCAGATATCATTATTATTTTAAAGGATAAGAGTCAATGGAAGAAAGCGACTACTAAAAATGAGTTAACAGAAAAAATGAATGCGCTGCTAAGTCAAAATATGCTAGGGGTTAGTTATGGATTCCAACAACCCATACAAATGCGTTTTAATGAGTTGATGACTGGGGCGAGGCAAGATGTCGTATTAAAGATTTATGGAGAAGATTTGGATAAACTGGTTAAATACGCAAATGAGTTAGGGGGAATTATACCAACAGTAAAAGGAGCAGAAGATTTGTATATTGAAAAAATGACAGGTTTAAAGCAAATAGTTATTGATTATAATAGGAGTCAATTGGCTTTTTATGGTTTAAATATTTCGGATATCAATAGAGCTATCAATACAGCCTTTGCAGGACAAAGTGCAGGAGCTGTTTATGAAGGAGAAAAACGATATGATTTGGTAGTTCGTATGCCTAAGGAAAGACGAGGAAATATAGAGGATGTTCGCAAACTTTATATAACAACACCAAATGGAACTAAAATTCCGTTAGAGAGCGTTGCAAAGGTAACCTTTAAAGCAGGGCCTAATCAAATACAACGTGATGATGCAAAACGAAGAATTACCATTGGTTTCAATGTTCGTGGACGTGATGTAGCTAGTATTGTTAATGAGTTAAAGCTAAAGGTAAGTAAAAAAATGAAATTTGATCCAGGGTACTATATTACCTATGGAGGAACTTTTAAGAATTTAGAAGAGGCTAGAGCTCGATTAGGAATTGCTGTTCCTGTTGCGCTGTTATTAATATTCTTGTTACTTTATTTTACATTTAATTCTATTAAGCAAAGTATTTTAATCTATACGGCCATTCCAATGTCTGCAATAGGAGGGATATTCGCTTTGTGGTTGAGAGATATGCCTTTTTCAATTTCTGCAGGAATTGGATTTATAGCACTATTTGGGGTTGCTGTTTTAAATGGAATTGTATTGATTGCTGAATTTAATCGTTTGAAAGCACAGGGAATAACAGAAGTAAAAGAAATTATAAGAAAAGGAACCGCAGTACGTTTACGGCCTGTAATTATGACAGCGGCAGTAGCTTCTTTAGGTTTTTTACCAATGGCAATTTCTAGTTCAGCAGGAGCAGAGGTGCAAAAACCATTGGCTACCGTAGTTATTGGAGGCCTGGTATCAGCAACTTTATTGACCTTATTAATTTTACCTGTTTTATATATGATTTTTGAAGAGGGAAAGGGAATCAAAATAAGGTTTAAAAAGCTTACTACCGTTGTAGCATTATTAGGCGTATTTTTTGCCCAAGCTCAAGAGCAACCTAAAACATTAAGTGAAGAGCAAGTAGTGTCATTGTCTTTAGAAAAATCTGTGAAACTAAATAGTTCTAAGCTAAATATAACGAAGAATAAAATGGAAATACCTAAATCTGTTGATTTAGAACCAGCTTCAGTTCGGTATCAAGATATAGGAACGATGTCAGGGGTATCAGAAAAAGAGTGGGGACTTAGTCAAAATTTCGGAGGCATTCTAACGCATATTCAAAAAAGAAAGCTGGCATTGGCGAAATATGATTTATCTAAACTTTCGAATAAAATTTCGGAGAAAGAAGTAATACGAAATGCAAAAAGTTTGTATCAAGAATGGCATTATTTATATGGGTTGGTGAAATTGATGGAGGAGCAGCAAAAAAATACAAATCTGATAAAAGGGATTGCAAAAAAGTTATACGATGCTGGAGAAATAGGAGGCTTAGAAAATGATTTGACCAATTTGCAATCGTTAGGAGTGCAATCGCAAAAAAATAAAATTTATAAAGATTTTATTAGAGTAGAAAACGCACTAAAAGAAATGCTGCAATCCAAAGAAGCTATTGTGCCTTTAACAAAATACCCAGCAAAGAAGAAGCCCCTAATACAGCAAGATAGTTTGTCTGAATTATTTGAAGCTATTTTAGGAAAGCAGGATATGGTAGCCAAGAAAAAGATATCAGTAGCTCGATCAGTGTATTTTCCTGAGCTTACAGCAGGAGTATTGAAAAGAAGGTTGTCAGAAATGAAAGATACTTATAGAGGGTTTACTGTTGGAGTAAATATTCCTTTGTCTTTTTGGTCTAATAAAGCTAAAATAAAACAACAGAAAATAGCTAGGGAGGAGTTAGCGTATGTTAATAAATCAAAGAAAATAGCTATTCAAAATAACTTTAAAAGTTTGAAAGAGCAATTGCAATATTTAGAAGAAGAGCTAGTAAGTATCGAAAACACAGTAATTAAAGTAAATAAATTTATTAAGAAGTTACAATTAGCATATACTTCGGGAGAAGTAGATGCTTATAAGTACAATCAAAGTTTTAATACTTATTTTCAAGTAATGCAAAACTATTTATCACTTATCTATAACTATAACCAAACCGTAATTGCTTACGAATTTTATATAAAAGAATAA
- a CDS encoding acyl-CoA thioesterase, producing the protein MKFHTRKWVKPEDLNPNGTLFGGRLLQWIDEELGIYAIIQLEIPRTVTKFMSEIDFVSSAKQGDIIEIGIEVVAFGKSSITLRCEVRNKLTHKTIIEIDKIVMVSLGADGKPIGHGKTKVEYVKDRLKK; encoded by the coding sequence ATGAAGTTTCATACAAGAAAATGGGTCAAGCCAGAAGATTTAAATCCAAACGGAACCTTATTTGGAGGTCGTCTATTGCAATGGATTGATGAAGAGTTAGGTATTTATGCAATTATTCAATTAGAAATACCGAGAACAGTAACTAAATTTATGTCTGAAATAGACTTTGTTAGCTCAGCAAAGCAAGGAGATATTATAGAAATAGGAATAGAAGTAGTAGCATTTGGAAAGAGTTCCATAACATTGCGTTGTGAAGTTCGTAATAAACTGACCCACAAAACAATTATCGAAATAGATAAAATAGTAATGGTAAGTTTAGGAGCAGATGGAAAGCCCATAGGGCATGGAAAAACAAAAGTAGAGTATGTTAAGGATCGGTTAAAAAAATAA
- a CDS encoding vWA domain-containing protein has translation METTILLYLFVAFLVSTAIAFFQYFYKNKDQRKVNILLFSLKLISLFLLFVLFINPKITTKTTKNKKPVLAVAIDNSLSIKHFKETEKAKKIVEEFKKSKALNSKFEVNYFAFDEDIKTLDSLSFDKNQTNISQAIQSINNLYENDLGAIIMLTDGNQTIGNDYEFIASKQSIYPIALGDTTAYNDIKIARLNVNKYSYIKNKFPVEVMLYYEGKEKVTTKFSIYRNEKNIYSEKIYFTPQNNTKTIRVNLISLKEGIGYYKAVVGEISKEKNTKNNYKNFSVEVIDEQLKIGIVSSINHPDLGALKKAIEVNKQRKVEILDLSKKNNYKNDYQLLILYQPNNKFKNLFEWLNAEKLNYMIVSGAQTDWGFLNKQQSFFTKNTIQKLERYGGGYNDRFLTFQQKNIGFNGLPPLQDKFGEITAKGVFQPLLFQKISGILTKQPLLATFEENNQKITALFGEGIWRWRASLFRKENTFEEFDAFIGNIVQYLSTNKKRARLEVEGENLYPANSVVNISAFYLDKNYQFDNRASLQLTLTNKATKSIKRLPMSLVGNSYQVSIESLAPGNYSYQVSVANQQLKVYGRFKITDYEVEEQFVNGNNKKLKALGERTKGKLFYPSQVVGLKEKLIADRSFYTTQKEIKTTQNLIDWEWILLFIATLLATEWFIRKYYGKI, from the coding sequence GTGGAAACAACAATACTTCTATATCTTTTTGTAGCTTTTTTAGTAAGTACTGCTATTGCATTCTTTCAGTATTTTTATAAAAATAAAGATCAAAGGAAGGTCAATATTCTTTTATTTTCCTTAAAACTAATCAGTCTTTTTTTATTGTTTGTGTTATTTATAAACCCAAAAATAACCACAAAAACAACTAAAAATAAGAAGCCAGTATTGGCTGTTGCTATAGATAATTCCCTTTCTATAAAACATTTTAAAGAAACAGAAAAAGCAAAAAAAATAGTTGAAGAGTTCAAAAAAAGTAAAGCGCTAAACTCTAAATTTGAGGTAAATTATTTTGCTTTCGATGAAGATATAAAAACTTTAGATAGTTTATCATTTGATAAAAATCAAACAAATATTTCCCAAGCAATTCAATCTATAAATAATTTGTATGAAAATGATCTAGGAGCAATTATCATGCTTACTGATGGAAATCAAACAATAGGGAACGATTATGAATTTATAGCAAGTAAGCAAAGTATTTATCCTATTGCATTAGGGGATACAACTGCATACAATGACATAAAAATAGCGCGATTAAACGTAAATAAATATAGCTATATAAAAAACAAGTTTCCAGTAGAAGTAATGCTTTATTATGAAGGAAAAGAGAAGGTGACTACCAAGTTTTCAATATATAGAAATGAGAAAAATATATATTCAGAAAAGATTTATTTTACGCCTCAAAATAATACAAAAACAATAAGAGTTAACTTAATTTCATTAAAAGAAGGTATAGGGTATTATAAAGCTGTAGTAGGTGAAATTTCTAAAGAAAAGAATACTAAGAATAACTATAAAAATTTTTCTGTAGAAGTAATAGATGAACAACTTAAAATAGGAATTGTATCTTCAATTAATCATCCAGATTTAGGAGCTCTTAAAAAAGCAATAGAAGTAAATAAACAACGTAAGGTTGAAATTTTAGATTTGTCTAAAAAAAATAACTATAAAAATGATTATCAGTTGCTTATATTATATCAGCCGAATAATAAGTTTAAGAATCTGTTTGAGTGGTTAAATGCTGAAAAATTAAACTATATGATTGTTTCAGGAGCTCAAACAGACTGGGGCTTTTTAAACAAACAACAATCTTTTTTTACTAAAAACACCATTCAAAAATTAGAAAGGTATGGAGGAGGATATAATGATCGTTTTTTAACCTTTCAGCAGAAAAATATCGGGTTTAATGGTTTGCCTCCTCTTCAAGATAAATTCGGTGAGATTACTGCAAAAGGAGTATTTCAACCATTGCTTTTTCAAAAGATCTCAGGAATATTAACGAAGCAACCATTATTAGCTACTTTTGAGGAAAATAACCAAAAAATAACTGCGTTATTTGGAGAAGGGATATGGAGATGGAGAGCTAGTTTATTTCGTAAGGAGAATACCTTTGAAGAATTTGATGCGTTTATAGGAAATATTGTTCAATATTTAAGTACAAACAAAAAAAGGGCAAGGTTAGAAGTTGAAGGAGAAAATTTATATCCAGCAAATTCAGTGGTGAATATTTCAGCTTTTTATTTGGATAAAAACTATCAGTTTGACAATAGAGCTTCTTTACAACTTACACTAACCAATAAGGCAACGAAGTCTATAAAAAGGCTTCCTATGTCTTTGGTAGGAAATTCATACCAAGTAAGCATAGAAAGTTTAGCACCTGGAAATTATTCATATCAAGTATCAGTTGCTAATCAGCAGTTAAAAGTTTATGGTAGGTTTAAAATAACAGATTATGAAGTAGAAGAGCAGTTTGTTAATGGAAACAATAAGAAATTAAAAGCATTAGGAGAAAGAACAAAAGGGAAATTATTTTATCCAAGCCAAGTAGTCGGGTTAAAGGAAAAGTTAATAGCAGATAGGTCTTTTTATACAACTCAGAAAGAAATAAAGACCACCCAAAACTTGATAGATTGGGAATGGATATTACTTTTTATAGCTACTCTACTAGCTACAGAATGGTTTATTAGAAAATACTATGGAAAAATATAA
- a CDS encoding group III truncated hemoglobin: MELKEIENREDIYILVSTFYDKIKKDEFIGPIFLKMISANEWSHHLEKLTDFWETNLFFVRKFKGNPVKVHQHIDIVYNYSITQKHFGKWLELWCSTVDELFEGRKAIEAKERARNIAFMLFMKMFKEKPKETN, translated from the coding sequence ATGGAATTAAAAGAAATAGAAAATAGAGAAGATATTTATATATTGGTATCCACTTTTTATGATAAGATAAAAAAAGATGAGTTCATAGGACCTATCTTTTTAAAAATGATTTCAGCAAACGAATGGAGCCATCATCTTGAAAAGTTAACTGATTTTTGGGAAACTAATTTGTTTTTTGTTCGTAAATTCAAGGGAAACCCAGTAAAAGTACATCAGCATATAGATATTGTATATAATTATAGCATAACTCAAAAACATTTTGGAAAGTGGTTAGAGCTTTGGTGTAGTACGGTCGATGAATTGTTTGAAGGTAGAAAAGCAATAGAAGCCAAAGAAAGGGCAAGAAATATAGCTTTTATGCTTTTTATGAAAATGTTTAAAGAGAAGCCTAAAGAAACAAATTGA
- a CDS encoding Crp/Fnr family transcriptional regulator, translating to MIHNELLLKYGAKTQEYTKNKIIFSENEYAKNYYQIISGAVKMSNFNDDGKEFIQGIFYKQQSFGEPPLFINVTYPANAITLVKTTLFILPKKALLQLLYAQPEIHLNITKSLANKLYYKAIIASEISNQEPTHRIIRFFDYLKNDVHHINGSFNFKVPYTRQQIADILGLRVETVIRTIKNLEQKKALKIINRKVFW from the coding sequence ATGATTCACAACGAACTTTTATTAAAATACGGAGCCAAGACTCAAGAATACACAAAAAATAAAATTATTTTTTCTGAAAACGAGTATGCTAAAAACTACTATCAAATAATTTCAGGAGCGGTAAAAATGAGTAATTTTAATGATGACGGAAAAGAGTTTATCCAAGGAATTTTTTATAAGCAACAGAGTTTTGGAGAACCTCCTTTATTTATCAATGTAACCTATCCTGCTAATGCTATAACTTTAGTAAAAACCACCCTTTTTATACTTCCCAAAAAAGCTTTATTACAGCTACTTTATGCACAGCCCGAAATTCATTTGAATATAACAAAAAGCTTAGCCAATAAATTATATTATAAAGCAATCATTGCCTCTGAAATATCTAATCAAGAACCTACACATAGAATTATTAGATTTTTTGATTATTTAAAAAATGATGTTCACCATATCAATGGCTCTTTTAACTTTAAAGTACCTTACACTAGGCAACAAATTGCTGATATTTTAGGCTTGCGCGTCGAAACTGTCATACGTACGATTAAAAATTTAGAGCAAAAAAAAGCGCTTAAAATTATCAACAGAAAAGTTTTTTGGTAA